The Synechocystis sp. PCC 6714 genome includes the window GTGGAATTGGTCAATTTCGTTGACAATGGACTTTTGTAACAAAATCTTAACTAAATGTAACGTAATTCTCATAATTACGACAACCCCCTAGCCCTGGGCAGATCACCGTAGGGTCTGCCGAGTGGGAAATTTGCTAGCTTGGGGAGTAATCATCGGGGCCAAGTCACCATGGGTCAGACCGTCACAGACAAGAATCTAACTCTAGAAGAATTTTTTCGCCTTCCAGAAGGGGAAATTAATTACGAATTACAGGACGGCAAGGCGATCGCCAAAATGTCACCAAAACGCATCCACTCCAGTCTCCAAAGAACGTTACTCTTTCTCCTGTCTGATTGGGGAAATAGGCAAGATTGTCCTTTGCCTGGCGAAGCCTATCCTGAATGGGGCATTTGTCTAGAAAAGGATGGGCAAGATTGGGCCCCGGTGCCCGATGTTACCTATATTTCTGACCAAAAATTAGCTCCTTTTGCCTTGGAAAATGACTTTTGCCCTGTGGCCCCGGAATTGGTGGTGGAAATTATTTCCCCCGGTCAATCCTTTGACGTCATGACCCAAAAGGCTTTGGATTATCTGGCCGCTGGAGTGGAAAGAGTCTGGATTATTGGCGATCGCTACCGCAGTTTGACTATTTTTGCCCCCGATCGCCCACCTATGACTTATCAAGGTGATCAGCTAGTGGAAGATGCTCTCTTCCCCCAGTTGACTTTTACGGTCAATGAATTGTTTACCAAAGCCAAAGTTTAATATTCATTAGTCGGCCGGTTAGACCAACCCGTGAACGCACCTAAAGTTGGGGCCGTTGCCTGGGGCTGAATGCCCGCAACCATGTCATCCCAAGTCCCCGTCTGGGTAATTACAGTGTTGGAGGTATTAGAACCACATCCCCCGGAATTACTGACCTGTCTAACCATTACCGTTCCCCGCACACCACCATTGCCACCACTCCCCGACACACCATACTCATAATTTGGGCCGAGGATAAAAGCATCCATAAAGGAACCACCCGCTAAACAAATTTTAGGCAAGTTACTTAGATTCGCTGGCAGTGGAGCACGACCATAAATGTTGAAATCTGTTATGACATAGTTACTGCACGGGGTTTTAGCACCTGTTGCTTCGTAGGGAATAGGACATTCGTGGACAATCTTGCCATTACCCCCCAGGTCAAGGTTGCCGGTCAGATGGAAAATAACCATAAAACGCTGACCACGATTGGGATTAGTTACTCCTCCTATAGTAGGACGGGTATCCAAGGTTTCCACCCGCATTTCTTTACCTCCACCAAGACTAATAGATGTAACACAGTAGACATAGGCCGGCAGAGTATTGCCATTGTTTAGAGTTATATTCGTTCTAGTGTCGGTATAAACATTGCTGGCATCCCGCCTTGGTATGGTCAGATTAGCGTTAACACTGCCCAAATTATTGCAACTACTCGGTGCTGGGGGTAGAGCTGGCATGTCGGCATTAGTATATTTGGCAGTATAAGTACTGCCTGTGGGAAAACTTACCCCAGCTAAGTTACCGCTACAGTCATTTACCAGCACGTCACCAGCAATGGTGTTATTGCCCGCCACATTACCACCACTGGTATGGGTCACCCATAAACCGGGAATGCCAAATGCTTCAGGGGGCCCCGGTCTAACGGGAATTTTGACCTCAACCCGGGAAACAGCCTCATTTGGTTGCCCCGGATTAATGGACCCTTCCACGGTTAATACCCCCACTCCTCCGTTGGGAAGAGGAACATTGCCGGGGGGTAAAATCGCGCCATTGGCATCGGTATATCTGTAACCCACTAAACGGAATTGCCCTTGGGGCAGAGTTTGCCAATCAGAAGAGTTGGAAATGGCCCGGACATCGGTCAACAGGGCATCATCGATTAGTTTGCAGGCTATGTCGCTACCTGACCAGTTGCGAATTTGGGTTTCCGTTAAATTCTGCCAGTTAGGTACTACAGTGCCGGTTCCCGTGCTGACATCACTGCAGGTTTGCCCCGCTGTGCGTAGGGGAAGATCTCGACAAGCGGGCAAGGTGGCCAAAAAACGCCTTTGGGGCTCGTTTAATAGGTTTGTGATCCTAGCTACACCAGCTTCAGCCGCATTCTGAGCCTGGCTAGTGGCAGCTTTATTAGTGGAGTCATTTTGCTGAAACATTGACCTTTGCAGGATGACAATGCCAATGACCGTTAACACAAGTCCTACCATGATCACCATGGGCATCACAAAACCATCATTCCCCAGGGAGCGCCGTTGGCGGTTTTGAGAAATAATTATTAAGTGGAAAAATTTGTAAGGATTCATAGCGGTTGCCCAACCCAACTCAGGGAGAGAATTTAGCCTATTAGTCCATACAAAGTCACAACCACGGCCAATAGGCTATCTCCTATTATCATCCAAAC containing:
- a CDS encoding Uma2 family endonuclease encodes the protein MGQTVTDKNLTLEEFFRLPEGEINYELQDGKAIAKMSPKRIHSSLQRTLLFLLSDWGNRQDCPLPGEAYPEWGICLEKDGQDWAPVPDVTYISDQKLAPFALENDFCPVAPELVVEIISPGQSFDVMTQKALDYLAAGVERVWIIGDRYRSLTIFAPDRPPMTYQGDQLVEDALFPQLTFTVNELFTKAKV